A genomic region of Leptolyngbya sp. NIES-2104 contains the following coding sequences:
- a CDS encoding tetraprenyl-beta-curcumene synthase family protein, whose product MNIPLSPWSLMSETYFKVLPAVRSNLNHWKIQAQQIPNPELRQQALASLTDKQFHCEGGAIYGLLAKRQWREAIRFIVAYQTISDYLDNLCDRSTSLDPEDFRALHEAMIAALTPDAEIKNYYRLRDDQEDGGYLQNLVRTCQDVLRQLPNHSNLVPVLHELANYYCDLQVHKHVTVEERVPRLKLWFDLYQKQLPELYWYEFSACAGSTLGIFCLVAYAFHQDLSETFTNQVKNSYFPWVQGLHILLDYLIDQEEDRIHGDLNFCFYYNSSDEMLDRFKHFIQNAKQSVAHLPNPQFHQLINQALLGVYLSNKKVRGQREVQRMAKQLIEIGGKPASFFFRSRLLLSH is encoded by the coding sequence ATGAACATTCCGCTTTCGCCTTGGTCGTTGATGTCGGAAACTTACTTCAAAGTGCTTCCCGCTGTTCGGAGCAATTTAAATCACTGGAAAATTCAAGCACAGCAAATTCCTAATCCTGAATTGCGTCAACAAGCATTAGCAAGTCTGACAGATAAACAGTTTCATTGTGAAGGCGGCGCGATTTATGGATTGTTGGCAAAACGTCAGTGGCGGGAAGCGATTCGATTTATTGTGGCGTATCAAACGATTAGTGATTATTTAGATAATTTGTGCGATCGTAGTACTTCGCTTGATCCAGAAGATTTTCGTGCCTTGCATGAAGCCATGATCGCGGCTCTTACACCAGATGCGGAGATCAAAAACTACTACCGACTACGAGACGATCAAGAAGATGGCGGGTACTTACAAAATTTGGTGAGAACTTGCCAAGATGTTTTACGCCAATTGCCGAATCATTCCAATCTTGTGCCTGTCCTACATGAGCTTGCGAACTATTACTGCGATTTGCAAGTTCATAAGCACGTCACTGTAGAAGAGCGAGTTCCTCGATTAAAGCTCTGGTTTGATTTGTACCAGAAACAACTCCCAGAACTTTACTGGTATGAGTTCTCTGCCTGTGCAGGATCGACGCTCGGAATTTTTTGTTTAGTCGCTTATGCGTTTCATCAAGATTTATCAGAAACCTTTACCAATCAAGTGAAGAATAGCTATTTTCCTTGGGTTCAAGGGTTACACATTCTGCTGGATTATTTGATTGACCAGGAAGAAGATCGAATTCACGGCGATCTGAACTTCTGTTTTTACTACAACAGTTCTGATGAAATGCTCGATCGATTTAAGCACTTCATTCAGAACGCTAAGCAGAGTGTTGCCCACCTGCCCAATCCCCAATTTCATCAGTTAATTAATCAGGCGTTACTGGGAGTTTATTTATCGAATAAAAAGGTGAGAGGACAGCGAGAAGTTCAGCGCATGGCGAAACAATTGATTGAGATCGGTGGCAAACCTGCATCGTTTTTCTTCCGTAGTCGTCTCCTGCTTTCTCATTGA
- a CDS encoding alpha/beta fold hydrolase has product MPLDFLLRSLTGLLSVALIGGSAYVLRQWYEGELISDRWLYLGIGLSLWSFLGFLPLLLFRRAGRDEPKPFRSNQVQRLVRPDGSEIQVEFYGAESAPPIILTHGWGPDSTVWYYAKKQLAQQFRVIVWDLPGLGKSKKPKNRDYSLEKYARDLDAVLGLAGDRPAVLLGHSMGAMILLTFCRLFPERLENRVAGLILVDGTYTNPAHTAILSRLLLALQKPLLEPLLHLAIVLSPLLHLTSWLSYLNGSTLLTTEISGFTGRETRGQLNFSSLIGIKAPPGILARGVLAMFRFDETATLPKISVPTLVIVGQSDIATRPIASERISRDIPRAELKILAPGGHMALMERNPQFAEMVRAFSDSRLLQ; this is encoded by the coding sequence ATGCCCCTTGATTTTTTATTGCGATCGCTGACTGGTTTGCTTTCAGTGGCTCTTATTGGCGGAAGCGCTTACGTTTTGCGTCAGTGGTATGAAGGGGAATTGATTAGCGATCGCTGGTTGTATCTGGGCATTGGACTCTCATTGTGGTCGTTCTTAGGCTTTCTACCACTATTACTGTTTCGTCGGGCTGGACGCGATGAACCGAAACCGTTTCGCAGCAATCAAGTTCAACGCTTAGTCCGACCGGATGGCAGCGAAATTCAAGTTGAATTTTATGGCGCTGAATCCGCTCCGCCGATCATTCTCACCCATGGATGGGGACCGGATAGCACCGTATGGTACTACGCCAAAAAGCAGCTTGCCCAACAGTTTCGTGTGATTGTGTGGGATCTTCCAGGATTGGGCAAATCGAAAAAGCCGAAAAATCGGGACTACTCTTTAGAGAAATATGCGCGTGATCTCGATGCGGTTCTAGGTTTGGCAGGCGATCGACCTGCGGTTTTACTCGGTCACAGTATGGGCGCGATGATTTTACTCACCTTCTGCCGATTGTTTCCAGAACGGTTAGAAAATCGAGTTGCAGGTTTGATCTTAGTGGATGGAACTTATACAAATCCAGCGCACACAGCGATTTTGAGTCGGTTACTCCTGGCATTACAAAAACCATTACTTGAACCGTTATTGCATTTAGCGATCGTGCTTTCTCCGTTACTTCATCTCACCAGTTGGCTCAGCTATCTCAACGGTTCCACTTTACTAACCACTGAAATTTCCGGCTTCACAGGCAGAGAAACCCGTGGACAGCTTAATTTCTCTAGTTTGATCGGCATCAAAGCGCCTCCTGGAATTTTGGCGCGTGGTGTGCTGGCGATGTTCAGATTTGACGAAACGGCAACGCTACCGAAAATCTCAGTTCCAACCCTTGTGATTGTGGGTCAGTCGGATATTGCGACGCGACCGATCGCGAGTGAGCGAATCAGCCGGGACATTCCTCGTGCCGAACTCAAGATCTTAGCTCCCGGTGGACACATGGCATTAATGGAGCGCAATCCGCAATTTGCCGAAATGGTTCGAGCCTTCAGCGATTCACGCTTGCTCCAATAG
- the ispF gene encoding 2-C-methyl-D-erythritol 2,4-cyclodiphosphate synthase yields MTIRIGNGYDIHRLVSGRDLILGGIKIEHETGLLGHSDADVLTHAIMDAMLGALSLGDIGHYFPPTDPKWAGADSIVLLEQVHQLIQEKGWKIGNIDSVIVAERPKLKPHIEKMRSRLATALNLPPDCVGVKATTNEKMDAVGSEDAIVAHAVVLLEQA; encoded by the coding sequence ATGACTATTCGCATCGGGAACGGTTACGACATTCATCGCCTTGTCAGTGGACGCGATCTGATTCTAGGCGGTATCAAAATTGAGCATGAAACGGGGTTGCTCGGTCACAGTGACGCGGATGTCCTCACTCACGCGATCATGGATGCGATGCTCGGAGCGCTCAGTTTAGGCGACATCGGACATTATTTTCCACCCACTGATCCGAAATGGGCAGGAGCCGATAGTATCGTTTTACTCGAACAAGTTCACCAACTGATTCAAGAAAAAGGCTGGAAGATTGGCAACATTGATTCAGTCATCGTGGCAGAGCGTCCGAAATTGAAGCCGCACATTGAAAAAATGCGATCGCGCCTCGCAACCGCTCTTAATCTCCCGCCTGATTGTGTCGGAGTCAAAGCAACGACGAATGAAAAAATGGATGCTGTTGGAAGTGAAGATGCGATCGTCGCTCATGCGGTCGTGCTATTGGAGCAAGCGTGA